The Amblyomma americanum isolate KBUSLIRL-KWMA chromosome 6, ASM5285725v1, whole genome shotgun sequence genome has a window encoding:
- the LOC144095402 gene encoding uncharacterized protein LOC144095402: MTLIDLQPNHREHRASIARAPALSTRSSLPALCYRPALFFRGGDSTQEVVKSQRTPASTKLVPSRFTIAAEDHSQVLEHPPCSHRAMSRTPKAAAGPNQLREELRQQLLTTFAANKREPAMGEGTQGVEDSSPAAS; this comes from the exons CGCGAGCATCGCGCGAGCATCGCGCGAGCACCAGCGCTGTCCACGCGCAGCAGTCTGCCAGCGCTGTGCTACCGACCGGCTTTGTTCTTTCGTGGCGGCGACTCGACGCAAGAAG TTGTCAAGTCTCAGAGAACGCCTGCTAGTACCAAGCTAGTACCTAGCAGATTCACCATCGCCGCTGAGGACCACTCGCAGGTACTCGAGCACCCGCCTTGTAGCCACCGTGCAATGAGCCGGACTCCGAAAGCCGCTGCCGGCCCCAACCAGCTGAGGGAGGAGCTGAGGCAGCAGTTGCTGACCACATTTGCGGCCAACAAGAGGGAACCAGCAATGGGAGAGGGAACCCAGGGCGTGGAGGATTCCTCTCCCGCGGCGTCTTGA